In Oryza brachyantha chromosome 1, ObraRS2, whole genome shotgun sequence, the following are encoded in one genomic region:
- the LOC102711473 gene encoding uncharacterized protein LOC102711473: protein MRTMKACSVPFVLAALAVLSCVFLVHAAAAVAAPTSGIGYRRSLLPREAAAAAAGMAGVEGELPVADEETVVRRVDMQTTQDYPGSGANSRHDPRNPH from the exons ATGAGGACGATGAAGGCGTGCTCGGTGCCCTTCGTCCTGGCGGCGCTGGCCGTCCTCTCCTGCGTCTTCCTCGTCCACG cggcggcggcggtggcggctccCACCAGCGGCATCGGCTACCGGAGGTCGCTGCTTCccagggaggcggcggcggcggcggcggggatggcCGGAGTGGAGGGAGAGCTGCCggtcgccgacgaggagacggTGGTGAGGCGGGTGGACATGCAGACGACGCAGGACTACCCGGGCTCTGGCGCCAACAGCCGCCACGACCCGCGGAACCCGCATTGA